From one Colletotrichum destructivum chromosome 3, complete sequence genomic stretch:
- a CDS encoding Putative LysM and putative peptidoglycan-binding domain-containing protein 1-4, translating to MANSLNPVGSASHMSSSALLPAHHDAEARPRNRRLISTVDDSSSTGGPMESLSASFSALRTPSSRAPSPMPSSQLSRDTSTKPAARTTSASNRRNNTTPNTASFLDTTWSQGWASIQGLASSILSGGSVHEAGYESDHREGRRTGFNPLKRDYSTPPRKTPKDWGPAPPSSSRPGHQDIAAGSLAERNAALKAARTASVLESHEGVNGGLDVAGKYKRRNSDEVMRDTPQEEEVQDQLVYIHHVQPTDTYAGIVLKYRCREDAFRKANGLWSRDIQVRKWLAIPVDACEIKGRPCEPPSNEGQAVDLLAPTPEPRSAHGRGGLTSAQSQQVDFFSLPTTNDSTSELSKSEEQEEQPWTHVRWVTLDSVAKPVEIARVSKKTTGYFPPRRKKSLRSTSTMSTPRHSLDTAAIVAGLTESPEQVGRSSSRRQSNLSSRPNLPSTPGRSTPASSRSRMNSDAGDTRPAWMRRPGGVGSLGRSVRAPGPERDYLNSWAKKHLPGIAIDESLPSISVMGSETANFGFRPGSSGGIVESPFDEGQDLLATSRQSSGLDRAAATVETWLRGAFAKAPGTPTLGTRSRHPDDLDLIELTDTNSDDGRLSLPVGGGLTSSGFLEAAPMSDVGSTGRSDGDGSVRGRTLGHTAATAKGKKSD from the coding sequence ATGGCAAACTCCCTAAACCCGGTCGGGTCGGCATCTCACATGTCTTCGTCGGCCCTTTTGCCAGCACACCATGATGCCGAAGCCCGTCCGCGCAACCGGCGTCTCATCAGCACCGTCGATGATTCATCCTCGACTGGAGGGCCTATGGAGAGCCTCTCTGCCTCCTTCTCTGCTCTACGTACCCCGTCTAGCCGCGCGCCCAGCCCTATGCCCTCCAGCCAGTTGTCCAGGGACACATCCACAAAGCCCGCTGCTCGGACTACCTCTGCCAGCAACCGCCGAAATAATACTACACCGAACACAGCCAGTTTTCTCGACACGACGTGGTCTCAGGGCTGGGCCTCGATTCAAGGGCTGGCCTCTTCCATCTTGTCCGGTGGAAGTGTCCACGAAGCGGGCTACGAGTCAGATCACCGGGAGGGAAGACGGACTGGCTTTAATCCCCTTAAGCGAGACTATTCCACCCCGCCACGGAAGACGCCCAAGGACTGGGGCCCTGCGCCGCCTTCTAGTTCTCGGCCTGGTCACCAGGATATAGCGGCAGGTTCTCTTGCGGAACGAAACGCCGCCCTTAAAGCAGCCCGGACGGCGAGCGTCTTGGAAAGTCACGAGGGCGTTAATGGGGGTCTTGATGTGGCGGGCAAGTACAAGAGGAGGAACTCTGATGAGGTTATGAGGGACACGCCgcaagaggaggaagtcCAAGACCAACTGGTCTATATCCACCATGTACAACCTACTGACACCTATGCCGGCATAGTGCTCAAGTACAGGTGCCGCGAAGACGCATTCAGGAAGGCCAACGGCCTGTGGTCCAGGGACATACAGGTGCGAAAATGGCTAGCCATACCGGTAGACGCCTGTGAAATCAAAGGACGCCCATGCGAGCCGCCCTCGAATGAGGGGCAAGCCGTCGATTTGCTTGCCCCAACACCAGAGCCCCGAAGTGCTCATGGGCGGGGTGGACTTACTTCAGCTCAGTCACAACAAGTCGATTTCTTCAGCTTGCCGACCACAAACGACTCAACGTCTGAGCTATCCAAAAGCGAGGAGCAGGAAGAGCAGCCATGGACCCATGTGCGTTGGGTTACTCTCGACTCGGTCGCAAAACCAGTGGAGATCGCCCGTGTATCGAAGAAAACAACAGGGTACTTCCCGCCACGACGGAAGAAGAGCCTTCGGAGTACCTCGACCATGTCGACACCGAGACACTCTCTTGATACTGCAGCGATAGTAGCTGGGCTCACGGAAAGCCCCGAACAAGTGGGCAGGTCATCTTCTCGACGTCAAAGCAAcctcagcagcaggccgaaCCTACCCAGCACTCCAGGGCGGTCTACACCCGCGTCATCGAGGAGCAGGATGAACAGCGATGCGGGGGACACGCGGCCGGCATGGATGAGGAGACCTGGCGGCGTTGGTTCCCTAGGGCGAAGCGTGCGTGCGCCTGGCCCAGAAAGGGACTACTTGAACTCGTGGGCGAAGAAACATCTTCCTGGAATCGCCATCGACGAATCGCTGCCGTCTATTTCCGTCATGGGATCCGAAACTGCCAATTTTGGCTTTAGGCCAGGGTCCAGCGGCGGGATTGTGGAAAGCCCTTTCGACGAGGGACAGGATCTTTTGGCGACATCCCGGCAAAGTTCGGGTCTCGATCGTGCCGCGGCGACGGTAGAAACGTGGTTGCGCGGCGCCTTCGCCAAAGCCCCTGGTACACCGACTCTGGGGACTCGGAGCCGTCATCCGGACGATCTCGATCTCATCGAGTTGACGGACAccaacagcgacgacggaAGGTTGTCCTTGccggtcggcggcgggttgACTAGCTCGGGCTTCCTTGAGGCTGCCCCGATGAGTGACGTCGGCTCCACCGGCAGAAGTGACGGGGACGGATCGGTTAGAGGCCGGACTTTGGGCCACACTGCAGCGActgccaagggcaagaagtcAGATTAG
- a CDS encoding Putative Arv1 protein: protein MPICIECRHPVKTLWTKYSNADDKSSGHNIRLTVCRNCGHFCDKYVEHDFVVLFIDLVLIKPQVYRHLLHNTLMKDDDQFDSSIVRLGVLLLLFDVYLTWARIEKQTVPKSSQDEGANLGSLTQQSIVSQYLFFCMLDGKSNFFPPKQRTITVPGPPQARANIALVILCALSTLAFHMSIRFMTSSFFSPLGMFNVLPRYSRPNSVSTALLVSSSTKLFPILMVIWQYDVPAAARSLGWAVVANNVEALRILLDCGYGVATLLATTGALARWAVGRGVLWAAGMDGIDSIGETSIAADGKALWALLMYVREWASDLAAG, encoded by the exons ATGCCCATCTGCATCGAGTGCCGGCACCCGGTCAAGACGCTATGGACCAAGTACTCAAATGCCGATGACAAGTCCAGCGGGCACAACATCCGCTTGACCGTCTGCAGAAACTGCGGTCACTTTTGCGACAAGTATGTCGAGCACGATTTCGTCGTGCTCTTCATTGACCTGGTTCTGATCAAACCCCAGGTCTACCGCCACTTGCTTCATAACACACTCATGAAGGACGATGACCAGTTTGAT TCATCCATTGTGCGGCTCGGCGTTCTGCTACTGTTGTTCGACGTGTACTTGACATGGGCTCGCATCGAGAAGCAGACGGTCCCCAAATCCTCCCAAGACGAGGGCGCCAATCTGGGCAGTTTAACTCAACAGTCCATCGTGTCGCAATACCTCTTCTTCTGTATGTTGGATGGCAAAAGCAACTTCTTTCCCCCAAAACAAAGGACCATAACAGTTCCTGGGCCTCCTCAAGCGCGGGCTAACATTGCGCTAGTGATTCTCTGTGCTCTGTCGACCCTCGCCTTCCACATGAGCATCCGTTTCATGACGTcgtcctttttttcccctctgGGCATGTTCAACGTCCTGCCTCGGTACTCGCGTCCCAACTCCGTCTCGACCGCACTACtcgtctcgtcctcgaccaaaCTTTTCCCGATTCTTATGGTTATATGGCAATATGATGTCCCGGCTGCGGCGCGCTCGCTAGGATGGGCCGTGGTAGCAAACAACGTTGAGGCCCTCCGCATTTTGCTGGACTGCGGCTACGGCGTCGCTACTCTGCTCGCCACGACGGGAGCCCTAGCGCGCTGGGCCGTGGGACGCGGTGTTCTGTGGGCTGCCGGGATGGACGGTATCGATTCCATCGGCGAGACCAGCATTGCTGCGGATGGTAAGGCCCTCTGGGCTTTATTGATGTACGTCAGGGAATGGGCAAGCGACTTGGCCGCTGGGTAA
- a CDS encoding Putative ATPase, V0 complex, subunit e1/e2, which yields MAQGYSIFIGLVVVVAMGAGAWFLSPKGETQIIWRSSLLLALACCYLMWAITFLAQLHPLIEPKRSNLRESAVHH from the exons ATGGCGCAAGG CTACAGCATCTTCatcgggctcgtcgtcgttgtggCGATGGGCGCCGGCGCATGGTTCTTGTCGCCCAAGGGCGAGACGCAAAT cattTGGAGATcatccctcctcctggctCTCGCATGCTGCTATCTCATGTGGGCTATCACGTTTCTCGCCCAACTCCACCCTTTGATCGAACCCAAACGCAGCAACCTCCGCGAAAGCGCTGTGCACCACTGA
- a CDS encoding Putative 6-phosphogluconate dehydrogenase, NADP-binding, 6-phosphogluconate dehydrogenase, domain 2, giving the protein MSPRLLWVGLGNIGRGMCKNLVEKYNLDQPLLVYNRTVKRATELSQSLPAGKTEIAVSLGAAITKADIIFTCIANDQAVEEVFATAVQHDLNGKVFVECSTIAPATSEAAARAVLEKGAEFVCAPVFGAPAMVAAGNAILVLAGPKTSIEKIRPYVNAMAAREINMAGEPYHKASTLKVLGNTVILGMVEQLAETYVTAEKSGLGTGYLKQFVDALFGGSPYPAYSVRMLEGDYYKREEPLFAVDLARKDAAHAMAIAKAAGTRLPNIETADKHLQIVKEHAGPSGDMAGIYGAVRKEAGLKFENDS; this is encoded by the exons ATGTCACCCAGGCTCCTCTGGGTCGGTCTCGGCAACATTGGGAGG GGAATGTGTAAAaacctcgtcgagaagtACAACCTGGATCAACCGCTTCTCGTCTACAATCGCACCGTCAAACGAGCGACAGAACTGAGCCAGAGCTTGCCCGCTGGCAAGACAGAGATCGCAGTCTCGCTCGGAGCCGCCATTACCAAGGCCGATATTATATTCACGTGCATTGCCAATGACCAGGCAGTAGAGGAGGTCTTCGCGACCGCAGTCCAGCATGACCTCAATGGCAAAGTATTCGTGGAGTGCTCTACCATCGCCCCCGCTACTTCTGAGGCCGCAGCGAGGGCGGTCCTGGAAAAGGGCGCGGAATTCGTTTGTGCCCCGGTATTTGGTGCTCCCGCTATGGTGGCTGCTGGTAATGCGATCTTGGTGTTGGCAGGACCCAAGACGTCGATCGAGAAGATCCGGCCATATGTCAATGCCATGGCAGCCCGCGAAATCAACATGGCCGGTGAGCCGTATCACAAGGCTTCGACATTGAAGGTGCTGGGAAACACCGTCATCCTGGGCATGGTCGAGCAGCTGGCAGAGACATATGTAACTGCCGAGAAGAGCGGGCTGGGAACTGGCTACCTCAAGcagttcgtcgacgccctcttCGGTGGAAGCCCGTACCCTGCGTATTCGGTACGGATGTTGGAAGGTGACTACTATAAGAGAGAAGAACCGCTATTCGCGGTTGATCTTGCGCGCAAGGACGCTGCCCATGCCATGGCCATCGCTAAAGCTGCCGGCACGCGCCTACCAAATATCGAAACCGCCGACAAACACCTCCAGATTGTGAAAGAACACGCGGGACCTTCGGGTGACATGGCCGGTATTTACGGCGCCGTGAGAAAGGAAGCTGGTCTCAAATTCGAAAACGACTCCTAG
- a CDS encoding uncharacterized protein (Putative zn(2)Cys(6) fungal-type DNA-binding domain, transcription factor domain, fungi) — protein MDVDMLSTDPSAQQPQPPQKSESPSQSAGGSSNAANTGPNAQSGSNAAAAAAAAAAAAAANHMSFRRQRASRACETCHARKVRCDAASLGVPCTNCVAFQIECRIPTPKRKKTTNAGTNKDSDSEKGDTADDRSPRAPSISAPGPGTFPPRTPAVYHTTDGTPSSNYTESQARKEEVDSGTYLNLVMKPKFTRAPITDAGRVAYLGESSNLTLLVHDRQGSSDVVHYPLPENVRGSRARLTELDNVEIDILHQRGAFLLPPRSLCDELIDSYFKWIHPIVPVINRTRFMRQYRDPKNPPSLLLLQAVLLAGSRVCTNPQLMDANGSTTPAALTFYKRAKALYDANYEDDRVTIVQSLLLMGWYWEGPEDVTKNVFYWSRVATIVAQGSGMHRSVEQSQLSRSDKRLWKRIWWTLFTRDRSVAVALGRPVHINLDDSDVEMLTEEDFIEDDGDRNSEYPPDPIHVQFFMQYVKLCEIMGLVLSQQYSVASKGRQRNAIDLTHSDMALADWLQNCPKIVYWEVARHHFWSALLHSNYYTTLCLLHRAHMPPNGGSRFPDDSPYPSRNIAFQAAAMITSIIENLAAHGELRFCPAFVVYSLFSALIMHVYQMRSPVPSIQQVTQDRLRTCMQALKEVSRVWLVGKMVYTLFESIIGNKVLEERLQKAAGKRHRKAQQAMAQLEQHSRPQDVAKRKYDDMAIDFSVNTPTPQESYERSRPQTPSHMKGEGNPQTMPPPVTSPNPRQHDTFMGGTSSRPQTRPATPFNPSFSVPATPPDLYLVTRNSPNISQSLWENFQPDQLFPDSASMPAFPQMSPPPASQQGLDAGLMAHLQNPNMQSGLPAQNTQFQQRGSGKPVLGGSPPQGHNVLQPNMQGFQPQPQQHLHQQQQQQQQQQQQQQQQPQSQGQEQNSNSNNNNNNSLNSNLWTANFDGLMPDGQSPSDSWSTGSAQGQPVPNTLNVEDWFQFFGINNGDLANMNLDLGLGPQ, from the exons ATGGATGTCGACATGCTGTCTACGGACCCGTCGGCCCAGCAGCCGCAACCGCCGCAAAAGTCCGAATCTCCATCCCAGTCTGCCGGGGGGAGTTCCAATGCCGCCAATACGGGCCCAAATGCCCAAAGTGGCAGCAatgcagcagctgctgccgccgccgccgccgccgccgccgccgcaaacCACATGAGTTTTCGCAG GCAACGAGCTTCCAGAGCCTGTGAG ACATGCCATGCCCGCAAG GTGCGATGCGATGCCGCGAGTTTAGGCGTGCCCTGCACGAATTGCGTCGCCTTCCAAATCGAATGCCGCATCCCGACCCCCAAGCGCAAAAAGACGACAAACGCCGGAACGAACAAGGACTCGGATAG CGAGAAGGGAGATACTGCCGACGATCGTTCACCGAGAGCTCCAAGTATCTCTGCCCCTGGTCCTGGTACATTTCCGCCTCGAACTCCCGCTGTCTATCACACCACAGATGGTACGCCGTCATCCAACTACACCGAGTCGCAAGCCCGAAAGGAGGAGGTTGACAGTGGCACATATCTCAACCTCGTGATGAAACCAAAGTTTACGAGAGCACCCATTACAGACGCCGGTAGAGTCGCCTACCTCGGAGAGTCGTCCAACCTGACTTTGCTCGTTCACGATCGCCAAGGCTCGTCAGACGTCGTTCATTATCCTTTACCCGAAAACGTCAGGGGATCTAGAGCCCGCCTGACCGAATTGGATAACGTCGAAATCGACATCCTCCACCAGCGCGGtgcctttcttcttccaccaaGATCACTATGCGACGAGCTCATCGATTCTTACTTCAAATGGATACACCCGATCGTTCCGGTCATCAACCGCACCCGTTTCATGCGACAGTATCGCGATCCCAAAAACCcaccctcccttctcctgcTTCAGGCTGTGCTGCTGGCCGGCTCCCGAGTCTGTACAAACCCGCAGTTGATGGATGCCAACGGTTCGACAACCCCTGCGGCTCTGACCTTCTACAAGAGAGCCAAAGCGTTGTACGATGCCAACTATGAAGACGATCGAGTGACCATCGTGCAGTCGCTGTTGCTGATGGGCTGGTATTGGGAAGGGCCGGAAGATGTGACAAAGAACGTGTTCTACTGGAGCCGAGTCGCCACCATCGTCGCTCAGGGTTCTGGCATGCATAGAAGCGTCGAGCAGTCGCAGCTCAGTCGCTCTGACAAGAGGCTCTGGAAGAGGATCTGGTGGACCCTCTTCACGCGGGATAggtccgtcgccgtcgccctcggccggcccGTTCACATCAACTTGGACGACTCCGACGTCGAGATGCTCACGGAAGAGGATTTtatcgaggacgacggcgaccgcAATAGCGAGTACCCCCCAGATCCGATACACGTTCAGTTTTTCATGCAATATGTCAAACTATGCGAGATCATGGGCTTGGTGCTATCACAGCAGTACTCGGTGGCGTCGAAAGGTCGGCAACGCAACGCAATCGATTTGACGCACAGCGACATGGCTCTCGCAGACTGGCTCCAGAATTGCCCCAAGATCGTGTACTGGGAGGTTGCTCGACACCACTTCTGGTCTGCTTTGCTTCACTCCAACTACTATACAACCTTGTGTCTGTTACACAGGGCACACATGCCGCCCAACGGCGGAAGCCGGTTCCCTGATGATTCTCCGTATCCATCGCGGAACATCGCATTCCAGGCAGCAGCCATGATCACCTCCATCATCGAAAACCTAGCGGCCCACGGCGAGCTGCGATTCTGCCCGGCATTTGTTGTGTACAGCTTGTTCTCTGCCCTCATCATGCACGTGTATCAAATGCGGTCGCCTGTACCATCGATTCAACAGGTGACTCAGGACAGACTACGAACATGTATGCAGGCCCTCAAGGAAGTCTCTCGGGTATGGCTGGTGGGGAAGATGGTGTATACCTTGTTTGAGTCCATCATAGGAAACAAGGTTCTCGAGGAGCGTTTACAGAAGGCCGCAGGCAAGCGACACAGGAAGGCGCAGCAGGCCATGGCGCAGTTGGAACAGCACTCACGTCCTCAGGATGTGGCCAAGCGGAAGTACGACGACATGGCGATCGACTTCAGCGTCAACACCCCGACACCCCAGGAGTCGTATGAACGATCTCGTCCCCAAACACCTAGCCACATGAAGGGCGAAGGTAACCCTCAAACCATGCCCCCGCCGGTAACATCTCCTAATCCCAGGCAACACGACACATTCATGGGCGGGACATCTTCGCGGCCGCAGACCAGACCTGCGACACCGTTCAACCCGTCCTTCTCCGTCCCAGCTACGCCACCAGATTTGTATCTGGTAACGCGTAACTCTCCAAACATTTCCCAGTCTCTGTGGGAGAATTTCCAGCCCGATCAGTTGTTTCCCGACAGTGCCAGCATGCCGGCCTTCCCCCAAATGTCGCCCCCGCCCGCAAGCCAGCAAGGCTTGGATGCAGGTCTCATGGCGCACCTGCAAAACCCCAATATGCAGAGTGGACTGCCAGCCCAAAACACCCAATTTCAGCAAAGGGGGAGCGGCAAGCCAGTCTTGGGTGGAAGCCCTCCCCAGGGCCACAATGTTCTCCAGCCAAACATGCAAGGCTtccagccgcagccgcagcaacacctacaccagcagcagcagcagcagcagcagcagcagcagcagcaacagcaacagccgcAGTCGCAGGGACAAGAGCAGAACTCCAACAGCAACaataataacaacaacagccTCAATAGCAACCTGTGGACGGCCAACTTTGATGGGTTGATGCCCGATGGACAAAGCCCGAGCGATAGCTGGAGTACAGGATCTGCCCAGGGGCAACCTGTTCCAAACACTTTGAATGTGGAAGACTG GTTCCAGTTTTTCGGCATCAACAACGGCGACTTGGCAAACATGAACCTTGACCTGGGACTTGGGCCTCAGTAA